DNA sequence from the Malus sylvestris chromosome 10, drMalSylv7.2, whole genome shotgun sequence genome:
TGCTTAACAGAGTTTGTCTTGTCGTGTCTGCCTAACGGAGCTTGTCTTGTCGTGTTCACCTAACAGAGTTTGCCTTATCGTATCCGCCTAACGGAGCTTACAtccacatctgcttgttggcaacCTCATGACGTGTACCGTCATGAGTTTGACAgggtgttggaatttattaggtttatttaggaaattaataagagatttgatttgattttgtagtaggatatttttggcatttacgcATTAGGATTTCTTAGGTTTATATCACTACAAATATAGCttataatttagtttgagaaaaaAGTTAGTCAAGATGTAGTCATGAGTTTGTAGCCGTTTTGACAATTTCGTTTAGTTCATTTTTCCGTCAATAAAATAATGTTCATATTTCGTTTGTTCCTCCTTTACTTTCAACTTGATTTACTTTAAATACACTTGGATTTAGTTATGGTGGATGTGCTGGTGTCATTGGATTAGTGATGCTACTGATAACCACTATAAGTAACTTCAACATCCACttaaaaactcttaaatgtAATTTTTCTTCTCAATGGAGAAGTGGGTTCACAACATAGGTTTATTATCAGTGTATCAGCATATATGGGCTCTCATGACCCTCATTCAAGAGGCATGAAAGGTGATGACGCCAAACATGTGTTACTTAGCGtctataatttaatttgtaagcATGCGAGTGATTCCTTCAGTACGTCATATACATGTATCTAATCTGATAAGCATCATGTTCCAGTTTTCTAAATTGATCATGTTGTTTCGGATATTTCGACTTCAGTGCTTAGGTTTTGATCTCTGTTGATGTCACTATGCTGTCTGTGGCTCATTCAAGAAACTGAGCTGCATCATTATGCCCAAGGACTATACAGTTATGCTTAAGACTTGCTgtttttttaaagttacttttgGTACACAGATGCCCACGAGGTTTGATCTAGAGCATGATGTTCTCTTtgcatttaatatttttactgGTTTAAAATTACCATGCATGTAGAATCTTATGCCATGCAAGTCCAACTGATTGTGTTTTAACTCATATTCCAACCTTGCAGAAATTGTTGATATGTTCAAGAAATCTCGACTTTTTCACCCGTGGATACAGCTATCTTATTCAGATTCTTCCCGCTGCTGTTGTTGCCCCTATGTATTTCTCAGGCAAAATTGGGTTTGGTGTCATTAATCAGTCAGCATCTGCTTTCAATCATATTCTTGGAGACTTCTCCCTTATTGTCTACGAAATTGAGGCTATCAGTGCATTTGCAGCTGTAATTGATCGACTTGGTATTGTCTCTGTTCTTTATCTATATATCTGCTATAACAAGGATCTGTTCTGGAAGCTGTCTAATTTGCATGATATAACGGGGtcttaaaattgaatgaaaatgGACTAGAGATTCACTAGAAAGACATTGAAAAAATAATGACACGTTTTCTTATCGATTTTAATTTCTATTCACGGTTATTACATTCCTAGATTCAGTCAGATAGTTACAGACATTAGTTGCCTGTATCATATAACTTTTTTGTACTTGTTGAGGTCATTTGAAGCCATCTTCAATAATATTTGTTATGACTAGGGATGCAAAACTACTAGAATGTGACCAAAATTTCAACTTATCAGCTTTTCTACTCTTTACTATAGCTTTTATGTTGAACTTACCACTTTTCTTAAAACAAAGCTTTTATACTGGAAGTTCTATGGTTAACTCTTCAAGTTAATGAGATTTATTGGATCGTTTGCAGATTCATAATAATATATACCTAGCTAGTCATTCTGCTGTCTGACTCtgttaataaatttacttatgaTGTCTAATATGACAATGCTTTCTCTTCTGGCTCCAAGCAAGATCTTTAATGGCGTATATGTGTTTTAACTTCAAATACTTATTTGCCTAGTGACATCTGAAACATATAGGTGAATTTGACGATCTGTTGGATAGCAGCAACTCGGAACGCCATTTTGACCCCTTAGAAGGGATAAGTTTGATATATAGTAATAATGTCAAAAGTTTACCGGAACTGGAGTCAAATGGATCCGTTCTCATGGAAAAGCAACAAAAGTTAGTGGATATAGAGCACTTGACTGTGGAGACTCCAAGTGGTACTGCATTGGTTAGGAATTTATCGTTGGTAATCAACAAGAATGAGCATTTATTGGTTAGTAACTCCATTGTTCTATTGAAGTTATCATTAGTTTACTAAATATATCTCGACTCGGAGCTGAAGAACTTTTCCCGTACATGATATTTGAACAGGTAACAGGACCAAGTGGAAGCGGTAAAACATCTTTGTTAAGAGCTATGTGTGGTCTTTGGAGTACTGGAAAAGGAAAAATCATATTCCATGTGAAGGACGTTGAAGATAATCAACCGTCCATTTCTTCTGGTGTAGTAGCTCTTGAGGTACATACTGGCAGTGATAAATATGGGGAACTTGGAAGGCCGTCAAATAGGAATTATGAAGGCATATTTTTCCTTCCTCAAAAACCATATATGGTATTGGGAACACTTCGCCAACAGTTGCTTTATCCTACATGGGCTGAGGATGCGATTTCCACAGCCGACGGTACTAAACCAACTGGTACGTACTTCAACTCCTTTTGCCACATGGCATGTGTGCTGACTGCTGAGGAAGCTATAATCAGCTGTGACAATTGTTATGTAATTCTTGCAGGGtcacttcctttcttgaagCAGGCACCAAAATCGGAACATGCGAGTGAAAAGCCTATTAAGCCCACAACGGAGGACTTGATACAGGCTTTGGAGGATGTCCGACTTGGCTATTTATTATCCCGATTCAGCAGTTTGGATACTTCATATGAATGGTCTAGTGTTCTCTCCCTTGGAGAGCAACAACGCATTGCTTTTGCACGTTTACTGCTCTCGAAACCACAATTGGTTCTACTGGATGAATCTACCAGTGCTTTAGATGAAGCCAATGAGGTATTACCACGCTCTTTCCTAAGACTTTCAAGATTCATTTGTTCTTCCTAGTCCTTCCCACGTGTATTGGACTTTTCAGTCCAGAGTATCTTCAGGAATTGTCCCTAACGCATTTATTAGTCAAATTTCGCGCTATGCACACGAACACCTGAAGCGAATAATCTAGTCTATAAACCGTTGATACGCATAAGCTAATGAACGTATTCCAAGTTTTTTCGAAGTGTTGGTTTTGTACCACTCATTCAATATCATATGCACTTGATGTCCACCTACTTCAATTTTTTCCCATGAGGCCTAGAAGCATAGTTGTTGAATCACTATGAAGATAACATGATAAAAGTTGTAATGATGATCTCCCGGTTGTGCTTCTGTTGGCAGGTTCATTTATATCAGCAGATTGAAAAGGCAGGCATAACATATATAAGCGTTGGCCATCGGCAAACTCTATACGACTTCCACAAGAAGAACTTACGGATCTCCACCGCGGAACCCAGCAGCGCAGAACCCAATTGGAGCATTGAATCCATCAATCGAGAAACAATATACAACTTATGAAACCTATAATTGTAGCTGCTTATTCTTACATTAGGTCACTTGTTTGTTCTGTTTCTGTGGTGTGGTGCAAGTGTATTCCGGTCCTTTGTAAGTAGTTTCTGCAAAACTTTCTAGGGTTTACATATGATTTTCTATACAAAATTTTCCACTTTATGTTACTTATAAACTATTCAAACATGATATACGAGCCGTTTGCCTTTAGTTTGTGCAGCAGTCTATAGCTCTTCAGTTTAAAGTAGATCATGTTTTCCACTAATGAGTAAAAAACGTTGCAAAGACTTcggattttaattttaaaggGTAAATCCATGAATAATGAGAGAAATcattgataaaaataatataatatttgaaTCCATTAATAGAATGGGACGGCGACATCCATACATCGGAATGTATCGATTCTAAAGGAAATGACGACAAAGAAGTAGATAATAAAAATGGTAACTTATGACTCTGGCCTAGTGGACACGAGTGACACACTTCACTGGTGACTTTACCAGAAATGAGACATTTATTCCTAGCTacaagaaatttaaaaatggaatttgatggaTGTCCTAAACGTGAATGCAAAATACTATCCGACACATCAGCACCGATGCATGCAAAAACACCATTATTGTTTGAGATGGAAAGACTGGAAAAAGGATAGAATCCATTCCTACTCGGGCCGTGCAAAAGAATCTTCCCCGTTCGCATGTCCTGAACATGGTAAGAGGTAGGAGACAAGGTTAGAGAACACTTGTTACTTGTGGTAAAACGATTGATATATATGACATTAGTTGTGGCATTAGGGCAATATAGGGTGTTTGATAATTTAAAGGATTGATGAGGTGTTCGAATATAGAAATGTCCAACTTTTGAAATATGCAAACCTGTGCCACAAGCTACTCTGTTCGCATGATCAGTTCCATGATAGTCACGAGCACTAGGGACTTGAGCTAAGTCGTTGGTGATGTGGGCGTTGGCGCCAAAATCAAATAGCCAATT
Encoded proteins:
- the LOC126586550 gene encoding ABC transporter D family member 2, chloroplastic-like isoform X1; protein product: MEKMIIQVQQIYSVSLCSSSAYNSANRRRCRQIGVRVSDGVKRGATISYANWLLFPRFPSLSTVSTTSRSSSNWMVRRRESRNDVESSPSSSRSSGRCVAASGSAPPPPVPPATEKQREVPELQTLLRRFWKVAAPYWSSSDKVQARIQLAVVFALTLATTGISVGFSFLGRDFYNALANKNQEQFTKQLLYYLGAFAVGIPIFVLRYYARQTLSLRWRAWMTKYYMDHYLSNQAFYKIQSQSIIDNPDQRIVDDVNSFTKTALSFSLTIFDAVIDLISFSNILFSIYPPLFVVLFVYSIGGTAVSIFLGKDLVSLNFMQEKKEADFRYGLVRVRENAESIAFYSGEANEMQLLLQRFTSAFKNMSKLLICSRNLDFFTRGYSYLIQILPAAVVAPMYFSGKIGFGVINQSASAFNHILGDFSLIVYEIEAISAFAAVIDRLGEFDDLLDSSNSERHFDPLEGISLIYSNNVKSLPELESNGSVLMEKQQKLVDIEHLTVETPSGTALVRNLSLVINKNEHLLVTGPSGSGKTSLLRAMCGLWSTGKGKIIFHVKDVEDNQPSISSGVVALEVHTGSDKYGELGRPSNRNYEGIFFLPQKPYMVLGTLRQQLLYPTWAEDAISTADGTKPTGSLPFLKQAPKSEHASEKPIKPTTEDLIQALEDVRLGYLLSRFSSLDTSYEWSSVLSLGEQQRIAFARLLLSKPQLVLLDESTSALDEANEVHLYQQIEKAGITYISVGHRQTLYDFHKKNLRISTAEPSSAEPNWSIESINRETIYNL
- the LOC126586550 gene encoding ABC transporter D family member 2, chloroplastic-like isoform X2 gives rise to the protein MEKMIIQVQQIYSVSLCSSSAYNSANRRRCRQIGVRVSDGVKRGATISYANWLLFPRFPSLSTVSTTSRSSSNWMVRRRESRNDVESSPSSSRSSGRCVAASGSAPPPPVPPATEKREVPELQTLLRRFWKVAAPYWSSSDKVQARIQLAVVFALTLATTGISVGFSFLGRDFYNALANKNQEQFTKQLLYYLGAFAVGIPIFVLRYYARQTLSLRWRAWMTKYYMDHYLSNQAFYKIQSQSIIDNPDQRIVDDVNSFTKTALSFSLTIFDAVIDLISFSNILFSIYPPLFVVLFVYSIGGTAVSIFLGKDLVSLNFMQEKKEADFRYGLVRVRENAESIAFYSGEANEMQLLLQRFTSAFKNMSKLLICSRNLDFFTRGYSYLIQILPAAVVAPMYFSGKIGFGVINQSASAFNHILGDFSLIVYEIEAISAFAAVIDRLGEFDDLLDSSNSERHFDPLEGISLIYSNNVKSLPELESNGSVLMEKQQKLVDIEHLTVETPSGTALVRNLSLVINKNEHLLVTGPSGSGKTSLLRAMCGLWSTGKGKIIFHVKDVEDNQPSISSGVVALEVHTGSDKYGELGRPSNRNYEGIFFLPQKPYMVLGTLRQQLLYPTWAEDAISTADGTKPTGSLPFLKQAPKSEHASEKPIKPTTEDLIQALEDVRLGYLLSRFSSLDTSYEWSSVLSLGEQQRIAFARLLLSKPQLVLLDESTSALDEANEVHLYQQIEKAGITYISVGHRQTLYDFHKKNLRISTAEPSSAEPNWSIESINRETIYNL